One window of the Salminus brasiliensis chromosome 1, fSalBra1.hap2, whole genome shotgun sequence genome contains the following:
- the mbtps2 gene encoding membrane-bound transcription factor site-2 protease isoform X2, whose amino-acid sequence MIPIPVVVCVLGGWCAVYLVDTALRSSTSMKSSYESWLSTNGFSLSPFHIRWHTSLFNRLFARCAHFNPCFLYIWFSAGMVFGIVAMFGSVVLLGRTLMQTLAQMMAETPEGSHEQVLQVVVPGVNLPVSQLAYFFIAILVSGLIHEFGHGVAALREQVRLNGFGMFMFVIYPGAFVDLFTTHLNLISPVQQLRIFCAGVWHNFMLCVAAVCFLLLLPLLLFPFYYTGAGALVTEVVEGSPSSGPRGLFVGDLVTQVEDCSVKGVDDWHSCIHQLAHQPQSGYCVPTATLQLNRAAGRAYKRLDGTMECCSNNSMTDLCFAYSSNLESKLFACLPARKTIQASHTCRTNADCRVDLGPSLCVIPSLENQTRLIRVKHPPQADMLFVGYPSHLQFSVSLTNFVPRLGFLHLDLPVMLETLSKYLVSLSGALAVVNAVPCFALDGQWMLTAFLEATLCSLVPEKSNRELLGFFILLGGSTLLAANVALGLWMVTAR is encoded by the exons ATGATCCCTATTccggtggtggtgtgtgtgctggggggCTGGTGCGCTGTTTACCTGGTGGACACAGCGCTCAGG TCGTCCACCTCTATGAAGAGCTCCTATGAATCGTGGCTGTCTACTAATGGCTTCTCGCTGTCCCCCTTCCACATCCGCTGGCACACCAGTCTCTTCAACCGCCTCTTTGCCAGATGTGCACATTTCAACCCATGCTTTCTTTATATATG GTTCAGTGCTGGAATGGTGTTTGGGATTGTGGCCATGTTTGGCTCAGTAGTGCTGCTGGGCAGAACTCTGATGCAGACTCTGGCTCAGATGATGGCTGAGACCCCTGAAGGCTCCCATGAGCAGGTGCTGCAGGTGGTG GTGCCTGGTGTGAATCTGCCCGTCAGCCAGCTGGCCTATTTCTTTATTGCCATTCTGGTCAGTGGGCTCATACACGAGTTTGGCCATGGGGTGGCAGCATTGAG AGAGCAGGTGAGGCTGAACGGCTTTGGCATGTTCATGTTTGTAATCTACCCTGGTGCCTTTGTGGACCTGTTCACTACCCACCTGAACCTCATCTCTCCTGTGCAGCAGTTGCGAATATTCTGCGCTG GCGTATGGCACAACTTCATGCTGTGTGTGGCTGCTGTTTgcttcctcctcctgctgcccCTCCTCCTATTTCCTTTCTACTACACTGGAGCAGGAGCACTGGTTACAGAGGTTGTGGAG GGCTCTCCATCTAGTGGACCTCGTGGGCTGTTTGTAGGGGATTTGGTCACCCAGGTGGAAGACTGCAGTGTGAAGGGAGTGGATGATTGGCACTCATGCATCCACCAGCTCGCCCACCAGCCTCAGAGCGGCTACTGTGTCCCTACTGCAACCCTGCAGCTCAACCGGGCAGCTGGCAGAG CATACAAACGTCTTGATGGTACCATGGAGTGTTGCAGCAATAATAGCATGACTGATCTCTGCTTTGCTTACAGCAGTAACCTGGAAAGTAAACTG TTTGCCTGCCTTCCGGCTAGGAAGACCATCCAAGCAAGCCATACATGCCGAACCAATGCAGACTGCCGGGTGGACTTAGGCCCGAGTCTGTGCGTGATCCCCTCGCTGGAGAACCAGACGCGGCTGATACGGGTCAAGCATCCACCCCAGGCCGATATGCTGTTTGTGGGCTATCCCTCCCACCTGCAGTTCTCAG TGAGCTTGACCAACTTCGTACCTCGCCTTGGCTTCCTTCACCTGGATCTCCCTGTGATGCTCGAGACCCTGAGCAA GTACCTGGTGTCATTGTCTGGTGCACTGGCGGTGGTCAACGCAGTGCCCTGTTTTGCTCTGGATGGACAGTGGATGCTGACTGCCTTCCTCGAGGCCACGCTGTGCTCGCTGGTTCCGGAGAAGAGCAACCGTGAGCTACTGGGTTTCTTCATTCTGCTAGGGGGCAGCACCCTACTAGCCGCCAATGTGGCTTTAGGTTTATGGATGGTCACAGCACGATAA
- the mbtps2 gene encoding membrane-bound transcription factor site-2 protease isoform X1 produces MIPIPVVVCVLGGWCAVYLVDTALRSSTSMKSSYESWLSTNGFSLSPFHIRWHTSLFNRLFARCAHFNPCFLYIWFSAGMVFGIVAMFGSVVLLGRTLMQTLAQMMAETPEGSHEQVLQVVVPGVNLPVSQLAYFFIAILVSGLIHEFGHGVAALREQVRLNGFGMFMFVIYPGAFVDLFTTHLNLISPVQQLRIFCAGVWHNFMLCVAAVCFLLLLPLLLFPFYYTGAGALVTEVVEGSPSSGPRGLFVGDLVTQVEDCSVKGVDDWHSCIHQLAHQPQSGYCVPTATLQLNRAAGRAYKRLDGTMECCSNNSMTDLCFAYSSNLESKLFACLPARKTIQASHTCRTNADCRVDLGPSLCVIPSLENQTRLIRVKHPPQADMLFVGYPSHLQFSGSVSLTNFVPRLGFLHLDLPVMLETLSKYLVSLSGALAVVNAVPCFALDGQWMLTAFLEATLCSLVPEKSNRELLGFFILLGGSTLLAANVALGLWMVTAR; encoded by the exons ATGATCCCTATTccggtggtggtgtgtgtgctggggggCTGGTGCGCTGTTTACCTGGTGGACACAGCGCTCAGG TCGTCCACCTCTATGAAGAGCTCCTATGAATCGTGGCTGTCTACTAATGGCTTCTCGCTGTCCCCCTTCCACATCCGCTGGCACACCAGTCTCTTCAACCGCCTCTTTGCCAGATGTGCACATTTCAACCCATGCTTTCTTTATATATG GTTCAGTGCTGGAATGGTGTTTGGGATTGTGGCCATGTTTGGCTCAGTAGTGCTGCTGGGCAGAACTCTGATGCAGACTCTGGCTCAGATGATGGCTGAGACCCCTGAAGGCTCCCATGAGCAGGTGCTGCAGGTGGTG GTGCCTGGTGTGAATCTGCCCGTCAGCCAGCTGGCCTATTTCTTTATTGCCATTCTGGTCAGTGGGCTCATACACGAGTTTGGCCATGGGGTGGCAGCATTGAG AGAGCAGGTGAGGCTGAACGGCTTTGGCATGTTCATGTTTGTAATCTACCCTGGTGCCTTTGTGGACCTGTTCACTACCCACCTGAACCTCATCTCTCCTGTGCAGCAGTTGCGAATATTCTGCGCTG GCGTATGGCACAACTTCATGCTGTGTGTGGCTGCTGTTTgcttcctcctcctgctgcccCTCCTCCTATTTCCTTTCTACTACACTGGAGCAGGAGCACTGGTTACAGAGGTTGTGGAG GGCTCTCCATCTAGTGGACCTCGTGGGCTGTTTGTAGGGGATTTGGTCACCCAGGTGGAAGACTGCAGTGTGAAGGGAGTGGATGATTGGCACTCATGCATCCACCAGCTCGCCCACCAGCCTCAGAGCGGCTACTGTGTCCCTACTGCAACCCTGCAGCTCAACCGGGCAGCTGGCAGAG CATACAAACGTCTTGATGGTACCATGGAGTGTTGCAGCAATAATAGCATGACTGATCTCTGCTTTGCTTACAGCAGTAACCTGGAAAGTAAACTG TTTGCCTGCCTTCCGGCTAGGAAGACCATCCAAGCAAGCCATACATGCCGAACCAATGCAGACTGCCGGGTGGACTTAGGCCCGAGTCTGTGCGTGATCCCCTCGCTGGAGAACCAGACGCGGCTGATACGGGTCAAGCATCCACCCCAGGCCGATATGCTGTTTGTGGGCTATCCCTCCCACCTGCAGTTCTCAGGTTCAG TGAGCTTGACCAACTTCGTACCTCGCCTTGGCTTCCTTCACCTGGATCTCCCTGTGATGCTCGAGACCCTGAGCAA GTACCTGGTGTCATTGTCTGGTGCACTGGCGGTGGTCAACGCAGTGCCCTGTTTTGCTCTGGATGGACAGTGGATGCTGACTGCCTTCCTCGAGGCCACGCTGTGCTCGCTGGTTCCGGAGAAGAGCAACCGTGAGCTACTGGGTTTCTTCATTCTGCTAGGGGGCAGCACCCTACTAGCCGCCAATGTGGCTTTAGGTTTATGGATGGTCACAGCACGATAA
- the smpx gene encoding small muscular protein — MSKQPSSTVKALQANLNIPMGALRPGAGHPVKRREETVDAEEPPAVTPEEKKPLPGAVKLPGPAVNLSEIQNVKSELRWVTKD; from the exons ATGTCTAAACAGCCATCATCAACCGTCAAAGCCTTGCAG GCCAACCTCAATATTCCGATGGGAGCTTTGCGTCCGGGGGCGGGGCATCCtgtgaagaggagagaggagacagtGGATGCAGAGGAG CCACCGGCAGTGACTCCCGAGGAGAAGAAGCCCCTGCCCGGCGCTGTCAAACTGCCTGGCCCAGCCGTCAACCTCTCAGAGATCCAGAATGTCAAGAGCGAGCTCAGATGGGTCACCAAGGATtag